The nucleotide sequence TGCTCAGGGGCAAACAAAGATTAAAGAGCCATATCAATCTCGAGATCACACTGAGAGAATGCTAGCTCTTTTTAAGGCAAATATTAAGATTGAAGCTGACCGAACTATTGTTTGCGGTAAGACAGATAAGCTAGAGACTCCTGGTGAAATTTTTATACCTTCTGATTTTTCGTCAGCTGCTTTTTTTATCGTTTTAGGTTTAATTCTCAAAAATTCCCAACTTTTGATTAAGAAGGTTAATATTAATCCTACTCGATCAGGATTGTTAAAGGTGTTAAAAAACCAGATGGGGGCAGATATCCAGATAGAAAATAAGAAAGAAGGCTATGAGCCGGTTGCTGATATTTTAGTTAAGAGCTCTGAGCTTAGGGCCACGAACATTAATTCTTCCCAAATACCTTCGATGATTGATGAAATTCCGATACTTTCGGTCGCTGCTAGTTTTGCTAAGGGCATTACGACGATTAAAGGTCTAGCCGAGTTAAGAGTTAAAGAGGCAGATAGGGTTGAGTCGATTCAGATGATGCTAAGCGCAGCCGGGGTAAAGACTAAACCTTTGAGTAGGGACGGAATTGAGATCACTGGCTCAGCATCGTTAACTCAAGCTACTTTTGATAGCTTTAACGATCACCGAATGGCTATGAGTTCAGTTATTTTAGGTTCTCTGATCGGTGGTTGCAAAATTAACGATATTAAATGTATTGATAAGTCTTTTCCTCAATTTATTTCTTTAATCAATTCGCTTCAAAAATAATGAAGATAACAAAAACTTCTTTTAATCCTAGTAAAATTATTCTGGCCGGCCTTAACTACCGTGATCATGCCAGAGAATTAAAAATGAAAATCCCCAAAGAACCGGTAATATTTTTTAAGGCTCCGACGGCTTTAATCGGCCATGGCGATAAAATTATTTACCCTAAAAATGTTAAGCGTTTAGACTATGAGGCTGAGTTAGCTTTAATAATTAAAAAGAAGGCCAAAGATGTTTCGGTCAAAGAAGCTAAAAAATATATACTAGGGTTTACCTGCCTTAATGACGTAACTGCTCGCGATTTGCAAAAGAAAGATGGACAGTGGGCCAGGGCTAAATCTTTTGATACTTTTTGTCCGATAGGGCCATGTCTAAAAACAGATTTGGATTTATCCAATTTAAGAATTCAAACTTATCTTAATGGAAAATTAAGGCAAGATTCTACCACTCAACAGCTTATTTTTTCGGTGGAATACCTAGTTTCTTTTATTTCTAAAATAATGACTCTTTATCCCGGAGATATTATTTCAACCGGAACTCCTCCCGGAGTAGGCAAAATGGAGCCTGGCGATCAAGTTGAGGTGGTTATCGAAGGGATTGGTAGATTAAGAAATAAGGTGTTTAATTAGGAGCGAGGTTTATGAAGGTCTGTACTGAGTACATTAAGCTTAATACAAAAAAGAAGATTGAATTTGTTAATATCACCGATACAGTTGAAGCTATTATCCAAAAGAGTCAAATAAAAGAGGGCTTGTGTTTAGTGAATACGATGCATATCACTGCTTCGGTTTTTATCAATGATGAGGAGGAGGGGTTAAAGGCAGATTTTAGGCAATGGCTGGAGGAGCTTGCTCCGGGAGATATCGATAAATATAAACATAATTTAACCGGGGAAGATAATGCCTATGCTCATCTTAGAAGAACGATTATGGGGCGTGAGGTTGTTGTAGCGATAACTGATGGTCGGTTAGATTTTGGGCCTTGGGAACAGATATTTTATGGCGAGTTTGATGGTTGCCGGCCGAAGAGGATTTTAGTGAAAATTCTGGGTCAATAAAATAGGGTATAGACTTTATTTATTAGGGATGATATACTTACCTAAAGTAGCAATATTGATATTCGAAGGAAAATTTAGATGCAAATAGGGGTTATGGATTTTAAAAATAGTAAAAAGACTTTTACTTTAATTGAAATCGTTATTATTATCGTTATTATCGCTGTCTTAGCGACCATAATGATTCCGGTTTATCTTAATACTATCGAAAAATCAAAGCGGACAGCTTGTGAAACAAATCAAAGAGTTCTCCTTGGAGCCTTAGAGTTGTACTCACTTGAGCATACAGTCTTACCGGCTTCCTTGAGTCAGTTGCCAGATAAGTATTACAAACAGGCCTGGGCAAAAGTTTTATCTGAGCCGGGAAGCTGGAAGGTAAGGTTGGCTTATGCGATTTCTGAGTTTAGTTTTCAGCAGTTAGCCTATGCGGCTAGTGATTGGTTGCATCAATACATCTCGCCGGCCGGACCAGTGTGTCCTTCTGATCGTACTCCGCCGCCGATGGACTATTCATATGGTTTAAGTTTTCAGTTTTTTGAAGCAACTGCATTTCAATTTAGAAATGCTAATCCTGATGATCTTGTAATTGCCGATAGCAATGATCCAATTTTTTGGCGTCCCGAACCTAGGCATAAAAGTTATGGTATTTTCGGTGCTAATAGATACGGTATTAGTATTACTCGAGGAAATAAAATTATTTATTATCCGATAAAAAATGGCCAAGGCGATGAAGATGCTGCCGAGGGTATGGGAGGAGAGACCAACCGTTCTGCGGTTAGCAAACATGAGTGTAAGGTTAAGCGTTGCGCTACTCTTTGGCAAACAGATGATTGGGGTAGCTGTGTTCTTAATTGTGAATCAGCGGGGCCTATTGAGGATGATGAAGGCGAAAATGTGAACGAAGGCGTGGATGAAGACCATTGCTTTATTGCCACAGCTGCCTATGGGACGGTAATGGCTCAAGATGTAAGAGTGCTTTCTGAGTTTCGTGATAAGTATCTTTTAAATAATAGTTTTGGGAAAAGGTTTGTAGGAGTTTACTATCGGCTTAGTCCACCAGCTGCAGACTACATACGAACTAGGCCGTATCTTAGGAGAGCTGTAAGGGCAATGCTGAAACCAGTGGTTTGGTTAGTAGGGCTCAGTCAAGAGTAATTTGTATTTTTAGGGGTGTATATTTGATAGGGGAGAGTATCTAGACATAAGGAGGAACTATGGATTTTAAAAAGGGTAAAAAAGTATTTACTTTAATTGAGATTGTAATTGTTGTTGTTATTGTCGCTGTTTTGGCGACTATAACGATCCCAACTTATTTTAATACTATCGAAAAATCAAAGCGGACAGCTTGCGAAACAAACCAACGAGTTCTCCTCGGAGCCTTAGAGATGTACTCACTTGAGCATACAGTTTTACCGGCTTCCTTGAGTCAGTTGCCAGATAAGTATTATAAGCAGGCTTGGGCAAAAGTTTTATCTGAGCCGGGAAGTTGGAAGGTAAGGTTGGCTTATGCGATTTCTGAGTTTAGTTTTCAGCAGTTAGCCTATGCGGCTAGTGATTGGTTACATCAATACATCTCGCCGGCCGGACCAGTGTGTCCTTCTGATCGCACTCCGCCGCCGATGGACTATTCATATGGTTTAAGTTTTCAGTTTGCTGGAGCAACTGCGTTTCAATTTAGAGATGCTAACTCGAAAGATATTGTGATTGCTGATAGTGATGACTCAATTTTTTGGCGCCCTGAACCCAGGCATAAAAGTTATAGCATTTTTGGTACCACCAACTATGCTACCAGCGTTACTCGAGGAAATGAAGTTGTCTATTATCCGATAAGAGATGGTCAAGGTGATGAAGATGTTGCCGAGGATATGGGAGGAGAGGCTGACCGTTCTGCGGTTAGTAAACATGAGTGTAAGGTTGACCATTGTGCCCATCTTTGGCAAACAGCTGGTTGGGATAGCTGTATTAGTAATTGCGAGCTAGAGGAACCCAATGCTAGTGAGTTTATAGAGCCTGATACTGGTCCTGCAGGCACTGATCTTCCTCCGGGTTCGATTGATCCTGCTCAGCAAAATAGCAGAGGTAACTGTAATTCCGCCTGTTCACATAATCGCAATGTTTGTAAACAAGCCTGTCCGAATAATCAGGGAGAAT is from Candidatus Omnitrophota bacterium and encodes:
- the aroA gene encoding 3-phosphoshikimate 1-carboxyvinyltransferase, whose translation is MSYDIKPLCGINKEIDIPADKSISHRAVIISSICEARTKIKNFLNCEDTKATIDCLKKLGLRIEQKGSEVIVDGAGKFFPKPKNQPLKLNANESGTTIRILSGLLVGQKFSVKFEAAPGLNRRPMTRIVDPLTRMGAKIEGACPPLLISPVSQELKGIEYESPIASAQVKSAIILASLFAQGQTKIKEPYQSRDHTERMLALFKANIKIEADRTIVCGKTDKLETPGEIFIPSDFSSAAFFIVLGLILKNSQLLIKKVNINPTRSGLLKVLKNQMGADIQIENKKEGYEPVADILVKSSELRATNINSSQIPSMIDEIPILSVAASFAKGITTIKGLAELRVKEADRVESIQMMLSAAGVKTKPLSRDGIEITGSASLTQATFDSFNDHRMAMSSVILGSLIGGCKINDIKCIDKSFPQFISLINSLQK
- a CDS encoding fumarylacetoacetate hydrolase family protein yields the protein MKITKTSFNPSKIILAGLNYRDHARELKMKIPKEPVIFFKAPTALIGHGDKIIYPKNVKRLDYEAELALIIKKKAKDVSVKEAKKYILGFTCLNDVTARDLQKKDGQWARAKSFDTFCPIGPCLKTDLDLSNLRIQTYLNGKLRQDSTTQQLIFSVEYLVSFISKIMTLYPGDIISTGTPPGVGKMEPGDQVEVVIEGIGRLRNKVFN
- a CDS encoding secondary thiamine-phosphate synthase enzyme YjbQ — protein: MKVCTEYIKLNTKKKIEFVNITDTVEAIIQKSQIKEGLCLVNTMHITASVFINDEEEGLKADFRQWLEELAPGDIDKYKHNLTGEDNAYAHLRRTIMGREVVVAITDGRLDFGPWEQIFYGEFDGCRPKRILVKILGQ